In Melitaea cinxia chromosome Z, ilMelCinx1.1, whole genome shotgun sequence, a single window of DNA contains:
- the LOC123668722 gene encoding protein cycle: MLTVPSQAHHQSQHTSRKRKNQYSEGYEMPSCDVPLSAPPGHLPQPDSATRKRKVSSYGTTSSTYEDDGNEDSRSSRSMPDKKQNHSEIEKRRRDKMNTYISELSAMVPMCGAMARKLDKLTVLRMAVQHLRSVRGALSAGPLTVRPRPAFLSERELNALVLQAAKDCFLMVVGCDRGRLMYVSASVTKLLHYDQSELLGQSLFDILHPKDVAKVKEQLSSSDLSPRERLIDAKTMLPVKADVVAGASKLCPGARRSFFCRIKCRMNNDINNQPTNTTTSPSSTHQQPGQPNQVKEESDANAKLRKKQAHEKKYCVVQCTGYLKSWAPAEISEAGNNGSDCSPDDGEACNLSCLVAVGRALTDLTPQTPPAPYTRYLQYISRHATDGKFLFVDQRVTLALGFLPQELLGTSLYEYISPAELGVVARTHKAALLKRDALRTPPYCFRRKDGTYARIQTHFKPFRNPWTKDVECLVANNTVVIDEQAQPPLEDCSEFDIYKQKADVEMQRLIDSQIESHKIGSTIAEEALRRSSTEFSPDLPTDLLQDAVFNQQASLVDNFLSGDISNYNNEVRNNVPLSSAGGEGSPIPEVNGLNSNTPPSTSPPLPPLGLDGNGEAAMAVIMSLLEADAGLGGPVNFSGLPWPLP; encoded by the exons ATGCTCACCGTGCCGTCCCAGGCGCACCACCAATCGCAGCACACCTCGCGCAAGAGGAAGAACCAGTA TTCGGAGGGCTACGAGATGCCCAGCTGTGACGTCCCCTTGTCCGCACCCCCTGGACACCTGCCACAACCGGATAGTGCTACTAGGAAGAGGAAGGTTTCGTcata tGGAACTACAAGTAGTACATATGAAGATGACGGCAACGAAGACTCGCGCTCTAGCCGCTCGATGCCTGATAAAAA ACAGAACCACAGCGAAATCGAGAAAAGGCGACGGGATAAAATGAACACCTACATATCAGAGTTGAGCGCAATGGTACCGATGTGTGGGGCCATGGCCCGTAAATTGGACAAGCTGACGGTACTCCGAATGGCTGTTCAGCATTTGAGATCAGTCCGCGGGGCGCTTTCAGCTGGACCGCTGACTGTTAGACCTCGACCCGCTTTCTTATCCGAGCGAGAGTTGAATGCCTTAGTACTTCAAGCGGCTAAGGATTGCTTCCTGATGGTCGTTGGCTGTGATCGCGGGAGGCTCATGTACGTCAGTGCTTCGGTGACCAAACTGTTGCACTACGATCAA tccGAGCTCCTGGGTCAGAGCCTCTTTGATATTCTTCACCCGAAAGACGTCGCTAAGGTGAAGGAACAACTATCTTCATCAGACCTCAGTCCTAGGGAAAGACTGATTGACGCCAAAA CCATGTTACCTGTAAAAGCCGACGTGGTCGCCGGTGCCTCGAAATTATGCCCTGGTGCGCGTCGGTCCTTCTTCTGTCGTATAAAATGTCGTATGAACAACGATATAAACAATCAACCAACAAATACAACGACGTCGCCTTCTTCAACCCACCAACAACCGGGGCAACCGAACCAGGTTAAGGAAGAAAGTGACGCAAACGCAAAACTGAGGAAGAAACAGGCACATGAGAAAAAATATTGCGTTGTACAGTGCACAG GTTATCTCAAATCCTGGGCACCGGCAGAAATCTCTGAGGCAGGTAATAATGGATCAGATTGTAGTCCAGACGATGGGGAGGCTTGTAACCTGTCCTGCCTCGTTGCGGTCGGAAGAGCCTTGACCGACTTGACACCGCAAACTCCACCAGCTCCGTACACGAGATACTTACAGTACATATCAAGACACGCGACCGATGGGAAGTTTCTGTTCGTTGATCAGAG GGTAACCTTAGCTCTGGGCTTCTTACCCCAAGAGTTATTAGGCACAAGTCTTTACGAGTACATAAGTCCAGCGGAACTGGGCGTAGTAGCTCGGACACACAAAGCCGCTCTGTTGAAACGCGACGCACTTCGAACTCCGCCATATTGTTTCCGCCGGAAGGACGGCACTTACGCCCGTATCCAAACTCATTTTAAGCCCTTCCG GAACCCTTGGACAAAGGACGTGGAGTGCCTGGTAGCTAACAATACCGTAGTGATAGACGAACAAGCGCAACCACCGCTTGAGGATTGTAGTGAATTCGACATATACAAACAAA AGGCCGATGTTGAAATGCAGAGGTTGATCGATTCTCAAATCGAATCCCATAAAATCGGATCGACTATAGCGGAGGAGGCATTGAGGAGGTCATCTACGGAGTTTTCTCCAGATCTTCCAACTGATCTTTTGCAGGATGCTGTTTTCAATCAACAG GCGTCACTAGTCGATAATTTCCTGAGCGGGGACATTTCTAACTACAACAATGAAGTCCGGAATAACGTACCGCTTAGTTCGGCGGGTGGCGAAGGTTCTCCGATACCAGAAGTTAACGGCTTAAACTCTAACACTCCACCGTCTACCTCCCCCCCACTTCCACCTCTTGGACTTGATGGTAATGGAGAGGCGGCCATGGCCGTAATAATGAGTCTTCTAGAGGCCGATGCCGGTCTAGGCGGTCCAGTAAATTTTTCTGGCCTACCCTGGCCTTTACCTTGA